In the genome of Planifilum fimeticola, one region contains:
- a CDS encoding Asp23/Gls24 family envelope stress response protein gives MADKNQKGGLRFSTEVLETIAGIAASEVDGILAMSGGIVEGFTERLGRKNLTKGVTVELGETEVAVDLKVVVEYGRNVPEIYEQVVKNVERAITNMTGLKVVEVNMYVEGVGFPDESAPREKEGDKDAARVR, from the coding sequence ATGGCGGACAAAAATCAAAAGGGTGGGCTTCGCTTTTCGACGGAAGTGCTGGAAACCATTGCCGGAATCGCCGCCAGCGAGGTGGATGGGATTCTGGCCATGAGCGGTGGAATTGTCGAAGGATTCACGGAACGGTTGGGGAGAAAAAACCTGACGAAGGGAGTCACCGTCGAGCTGGGGGAAACGGAAGTGGCCGTTGATCTCAAAGTGGTGGTCGAATACGGCCGGAACGTTCCGGAGATTTACGAACAGGTGGTGAAAAACGTGGAGCGGGCCATCACCAACATGACCGGGCTGAAGGTGGTGGAAGTGAACATGTATGTGGAGGGAGTCGGCTTTCCCGATGAAAGCGCTCCCCGGGAAAAGGAGGGCGACAAGGACGCCGCGCGGGTCCGGTGA
- the thrC gene encoding threonine synthase: MWKGILEHYRDHLPITERTPIISLQEGNTPLIRAETLSQELDIDLYFKVEGANPTGSFKDRGMVVAIAKAVEEGSTAVICASTGNTSASAAAYAARVGLRAIVLVPDGHIAVGKLSQAVMYGAEVLAVKGNFDQALDIVRSISEEHPFTLVNSINPYRLEGQKTAAFEVCDRLGEAPDVLAIPVGNAGNISAYWKGFVEYHEAGVIRRLPQMWGFEAEGAAAIVRGEPIPNPETVATAIRIGNPASWKLAVRAQRESGGRIDSVSDEEILQAYRRLARAEGIFAEPASAASLAGVIKMREKGQLAPGARVVAVLTGNGLKDPSTALEAVAVKPRVIPCDPEAVLRAISERGMSHGAL; the protein is encoded by the coding sequence ATGTGGAAGGGGATATTGGAGCATTACCGGGACCATCTGCCGATTACGGAACGGACGCCGATCATCTCCCTCCAGGAGGGAAACACGCCCCTCATCCGCGCGGAGACGCTCTCGCAGGAGCTGGACATCGATCTGTACTTCAAAGTGGAAGGGGCCAATCCCACGGGCTCCTTCAAGGACCGGGGAATGGTGGTGGCCATTGCCAAGGCGGTGGAGGAAGGAAGTACCGCGGTGATCTGCGCTTCCACGGGAAACACTTCCGCTTCCGCCGCCGCTTACGCCGCGCGGGTCGGCCTCCGCGCCATCGTGTTGGTTCCCGACGGTCACATTGCCGTGGGCAAGCTGTCCCAGGCGGTCATGTATGGAGCCGAAGTCCTGGCCGTGAAAGGGAACTTCGACCAAGCTCTGGACATCGTCCGCTCGATCAGCGAGGAGCACCCCTTCACGCTGGTCAACTCCATCAACCCATACCGGCTGGAGGGACAAAAAACCGCGGCCTTCGAAGTGTGCGACCGGCTGGGGGAAGCGCCGGACGTGCTGGCCATTCCCGTGGGGAATGCAGGGAACATTTCGGCCTACTGGAAGGGCTTCGTGGAATACCACGAGGCGGGTGTCATCCGCCGGCTGCCGCAAATGTGGGGATTCGAGGCGGAAGGGGCGGCCGCCATCGTTCGGGGCGAACCGATTCCCAATCCGGAGACCGTCGCCACGGCCATCCGCATCGGCAACCCCGCCAGCTGGAAACTGGCCGTCCGGGCGCAACGGGAATCGGGAGGGCGCATCGACAGCGTGTCCGATGAGGAGATTTTGCAGGCTTATCGCCGGCTGGCTCGGGCAGAGGGGATCTTTGCCGAACCCGCCTCCGCCGCGTCCCTTGCCGGTGTGATCAAAATGCGGGAGAAGGGACAGCTTGCCCCCGGCGCCCGGGTAGTGGCCGTATTGACCGGCAACGGCTTGAAGGATCCGTCCACCGCCCTGGAGGCCGTCGCCGTGAAACCCCGCGTCATCCCATGCGATCCGGAGGCCGTGCTCCGGGCGATCTCGGAAAGAGGGATGAGTCATGGCGCCCTTTGA
- a CDS encoding Spo0B domain-containing protein — MTQGWWAWLKPLSPAVLCLFFSAVQPWGWRAGIVLVSLGILAMLIGVRRLYEREQARFRIREAETSLGLLERKRHDWMNHVQVIMGYLSMKQIDRIRPYLEQLVKQAQRERRLSQVKHPPLAVALVSLPHRFPEWDWEVEIGEGFQSIPSLEAERICRMVEEAAEEMGRIVPPEDRTTVRFRFDKREDGVIFSVHVSRARKVLAKGDWDRLKKRTESWQGKFQVSDGGFMAEIPLEGGRSPGNRLLSWGR; from the coding sequence ATGACACAAGGATGGTGGGCGTGGTTGAAACCCTTGAGTCCAGCTGTCCTTTGTCTGTTTTTTTCAGCGGTTCAACCTTGGGGGTGGAGGGCCGGGATCGTCCTGGTTTCTTTGGGTATTCTCGCGATGTTGATCGGCGTTCGCCGTCTTTATGAACGGGAACAAGCCCGCTTCCGGATCCGCGAAGCGGAGACCTCCCTTGGCCTGTTGGAGCGGAAGCGGCACGATTGGATGAATCATGTCCAGGTCATCATGGGATATTTGTCGATGAAGCAGATCGATCGCATTCGTCCCTATTTGGAGCAGTTGGTCAAACAGGCCCAACGGGAGCGGCGCCTTTCCCAAGTGAAACATCCTCCCCTGGCTGTCGCCCTGGTCTCGCTGCCGCATCGATTTCCCGAATGGGATTGGGAAGTGGAAATCGGGGAAGGATTTCAATCGATTCCCTCCCTCGAAGCCGAACGGATCTGCCGGATGGTGGAGGAGGCGGCCGAGGAGATGGGGCGCATCGTTCCCCCCGAAGACCGGACGACGGTGCGGTTTCGTTTTGACAAGAGGGAAGACGGGGTGATCTTTTCGGTCCATGTTTCCCGGGCGCGGAAGGTGCTTGCGAAGGGCGATTGGGATCGGCTGAAGAAACGGACTGAATCCTGGCAGGGAAAATTTCAGGTTTCCGACGGGGGCTTCATGGCGGAAATTCCCCTCGAAGGGGGGAGATCCCCCGGAAACCGATTGTTGTCGTGGGGCAGGTGA
- a CDS encoding ACT domain-containing protein → MPHSEDPFYLVRADVLPEAIQKTIEAKKMLETGEAHTVQEAVEKVGLSRSSFYKYRDSVFPFNAMMREKIITLSLTLEHRSGVLSSVLGYLASLGCNVLTIHQTIPLQGVANVALSVDTAQVAKKLTEITDGLQELPGVRSAILVASGE, encoded by the coding sequence ATGCCGCATTCGGAAGATCCCTTTTATCTCGTACGGGCCGACGTCTTGCCCGAGGCGATTCAGAAGACGATTGAAGCGAAGAAGATGTTGGAGACAGGGGAAGCGCACACCGTCCAGGAGGCGGTGGAAAAGGTGGGATTAAGCCGCAGTTCCTTCTACAAATACCGGGACAGCGTGTTCCCCTTCAACGCCATGATGAGGGAGAAGATCATCACCCTTTCCCTGACGCTGGAACACCGATCCGGCGTCCTGTCCAGCGTCTTGGGTTATCTGGCTTCATTGGGATGCAACGTGTTGACGATCCATCAGACTATTCCGCTTCAGGGAGTTGCCAATGTGGCTCTCTCCGTGGACACGGCACAGGTGGCGAAAAAATTGACGGAAATTACCGACGGCCTTCAGGAGCTTCCGGGCGTCCGGTCGGCGATTTTGGTCGCCTCCGGCGAGTAA
- a CDS encoding ribosomal-processing cysteine protease Prp, with amino-acid sequence MIRVTVSRSSDRRIRRVVVEGHAGYADPGEDIVCAAVSGITLGLVNSTERLLGVRVHQASDREGKVDCRVPEGVSPELAERIQLLMEAMVTSLAMVAEEYPDFVQLSDSIGKG; translated from the coding sequence ATGATACGCGTCACCGTTTCCAGGTCGTCCGATCGGCGCATCCGGCGGGTGGTCGTCGAAGGTCACGCCGGATATGCGGATCCCGGAGAGGACATCGTCTGTGCGGCGGTGTCGGGGATTACCCTCGGACTGGTCAATTCGACGGAGCGGCTTCTCGGCGTAAGGGTTCACCAGGCCTCGGATCGGGAAGGGAAGGTGGATTGCCGGGTTCCCGAAGGGGTTTCCCCCGAGCTGGCCGAACGGATCCAGTTGTTGATGGAAGCGATGGTGACGTCGCTGGCCATGGTGGCGGAGGAGTATCCCGATTTCGTTCAGCTGTCGGATTCGATCGGGAAGGGATAA
- a CDS encoding low molecular weight protein-tyrosine-phosphatase, with translation MISVLFVCLGNICRSPMAEAVFRQMVREAGLENQIRIDSAGIGGWHEGEPPHRGTRKILDTYGISHEGIRARQISREDLDRFDIIVAMDNSNMAALRRMAEKTSADLFLLTDFIPDTDRSDVPDPYYTGNFEEVYELVEAGCRGLLQKIREREGI, from the coding sequence ATGATATCCGTATTGTTCGTCTGTCTGGGCAATATCTGTCGCTCTCCGATGGCGGAAGCCGTTTTTCGTCAGATGGTGCGGGAGGCCGGGTTGGAAAACCAGATCCGCATCGATTCCGCCGGAATCGGCGGCTGGCACGAAGGCGAACCCCCTCACCGGGGAACCCGAAAAATTCTGGATACCTACGGAATTTCCCATGAGGGCATTCGCGCCCGGCAAATCTCCCGCGAAGACCTGGATCGCTTCGATATCATCGTGGCGATGGACAACAGCAATATGGCCGCCCTTCGGCGAATGGCGGAAAAAACGTCCGCCGACTTGTTTTTGTTGACCGATTTCATCCCCGATACGGATCGATCCGACGTTCCGGATCCGTACTACACGGGAAATTTTGAGGAAGTGTACGAGCTGGTGGAAGCGGGATGCCGCGGCCTTCTCCAAAAAATCCGGGAGCGGGAGGGTATCTGA
- the rplU gene encoding 50S ribosomal protein L21 yields the protein MYAIIETGGKQYRVQEGDVIFVEKLSAQEGETVRFDKVLLLGKEEGTVIGTPTVEGASVTGKVEKHGKGKKITVFKFKPKKRYKRTKGHRQPFTKVKIEKIEA from the coding sequence ATGTACGCGATCATTGAAACAGGGGGCAAGCAGTACCGCGTACAGGAAGGGGACGTCATTTTCGTCGAAAAACTGTCTGCCCAGGAAGGGGAGACCGTCCGCTTCGACAAGGTGCTGCTGCTCGGAAAAGAAGAGGGAACCGTGATCGGAACCCCGACGGTTGAAGGAGCTTCCGTCACGGGAAAAGTGGAAAAGCACGGAAAAGGAAAGAAGATCACCGTTTTCAAGTTTAAACCGAAAAAGCGGTACAAGCGGACAAAAGGGCATCGCCAGCCCTTCACCAAGGTAAAGATCGAAAAAATCGAGGCTTAA
- the obgE gene encoding GTPase ObgE translates to MFVDYVKIYVRGGDGGNGAVAFRREKYVPQGGPAGGDGGRGGDVIFRVDEGLRTLIDFRYQKHFKAKRGEHGRSKGQHGASADPLVVKVPPGTVVKDAETGEMIADLTRKGQEVVVARGGRGGRGNMRFASPSNPAPEIAENGEPGEERWVELELKVLADVGLVGYPSVGKSTLLASVSAARPKIADYHFTTLTPNLGVVDVGDGRSFVMADLPGLIEGAHQGVGLGHQFLRHVDRTRVLVHVVDMAALEGRDPYEDWVKINEELRQYREDLARRPQIVAANKMDLPDARDNLDAFRKKVGPEVPVYPISAATREGVRELLFAVADLLDQQPEQPLEEESDSGYKVYRSREPEEPFVIRRENEVFIVEGERVERLVAMTNFAYHDSVRRLARILREMGIEEALREKGAKEGDTVRIGGMEFELMD, encoded by the coding sequence GTGTTTGTCGATTACGTGAAAATTTATGTTCGTGGGGGAGACGGCGGAAACGGTGCGGTCGCCTTTCGCCGTGAAAAATATGTTCCCCAGGGAGGACCCGCGGGGGGTGACGGGGGGCGCGGCGGCGATGTGATTTTCCGCGTGGACGAAGGACTCCGAACCCTGATCGATTTTCGCTACCAGAAACACTTTAAGGCGAAACGGGGGGAACACGGCCGGTCGAAGGGGCAGCACGGCGCCAGTGCCGATCCGTTGGTGGTGAAGGTTCCGCCCGGCACCGTGGTGAAGGATGCTGAAACCGGGGAGATGATCGCGGACCTGACCCGAAAGGGGCAGGAGGTGGTCGTGGCCCGCGGCGGACGCGGAGGAAGGGGAAACATGCGCTTTGCCTCCCCGTCCAATCCGGCGCCGGAAATTGCAGAGAACGGGGAGCCGGGGGAAGAGCGCTGGGTCGAATTGGAACTGAAGGTGCTGGCGGATGTGGGTCTGGTCGGTTATCCCAGCGTCGGAAAATCCACTCTGCTTGCTTCGGTTTCGGCAGCCCGCCCCAAGATCGCCGACTATCACTTCACCACCCTCACTCCCAATTTGGGAGTGGTTGATGTCGGGGACGGACGAAGTTTCGTGATGGCCGATCTGCCGGGGCTGATCGAAGGAGCCCACCAGGGCGTCGGCTTGGGGCATCAGTTCCTGCGCCATGTGGATCGGACGAGGGTGTTGGTCCACGTGGTGGATATGGCCGCCCTGGAAGGAAGGGATCCCTATGAGGATTGGGTGAAGATCAACGAGGAGCTCAGGCAGTACCGGGAGGACCTGGCCCGCCGCCCGCAAATCGTGGCCGCCAACAAGATGGATCTTCCCGATGCCCGTGACAATTTGGACGCGTTTCGCAAAAAAGTGGGGCCGGAAGTGCCCGTTTATCCCATATCGGCTGCGACCCGGGAAGGAGTCAGGGAACTGCTTTTCGCTGTGGCGGATCTGCTGGACCAGCAGCCGGAACAACCCTTGGAAGAGGAATCCGACTCCGGGTACAAGGTGTACCGGAGCCGGGAGCCGGAGGAACCCTTTGTGATCCGTCGGGAAAACGAGGTGTTTATCGTGGAAGGGGAGCGGGTGGAAAGGCTGGTGGCGATGACCAACTTCGCCTACCATGATTCCGTTCGCCGCCTGGCCCGCATCCTGCGGGAAATGGGTATCGAAGAGGCGCTCCGGGAAAAGGGGGCGAAGGAGGGAGACACCGTCCGGATCGGAGGAATGGAATTTGAACTGATGGATTGA
- a CDS encoding YdbC family protein: MLIKWIICQVPENRREAFSRAQCAWKAIRDVDGLYGQWGGWNVHRPAEAGILALWRDRSSHDAFMSQVHDSIFHATKQEQTYERLSVTLLVGISSLPGEREALCRALTSRWIRVSDDQLYPGRVDSDRHAAEDFDGDVAALFMGRTLNGPDRCLSFTLLRSRPDLKSVRDSRLFRLQEEWLV; the protein is encoded by the coding sequence ATGTTGATCAAGTGGATCATATGTCAAGTGCCCGAAAACCGGAGAGAGGCCTTTTCCCGGGCCCAATGCGCTTGGAAGGCCATCAGGGATGTGGACGGATTATACGGACAATGGGGCGGGTGGAATGTCCATCGCCCCGCTGAAGCGGGCATTCTCGCCCTGTGGCGTGATCGCTCCTCCCATGATGCCTTCATGTCCCAGGTACATGACTCCATTTTTCATGCGACCAAACAGGAGCAGACCTATGAACGCCTTTCCGTCACCCTGCTGGTGGGCATCTCGTCCCTTCCCGGGGAAAGGGAAGCCCTCTGCCGGGCTCTGACCAGCCGGTGGATCCGTGTAAGCGACGACCAACTCTATCCTGGACGGGTCGACTCCGATCGGCATGCGGCTGAAGACTTCGACGGAGACGTGGCTGCGCTGTTTATGGGCCGGACGTTGAACGGGCCGGACCGCTGCCTGTCGTTCACCCTTTTGCGGAGTCGACCCGATCTGAAGTCTGTCCGGGATTCCCGGCTCTTTCGCCTGCAGGAAGAGTGGCTGGTGTAA
- the rpmA gene encoding 50S ribosomal protein L27, producing the protein MLKMNLQFFAQKKGVGSTKNGRDSIAKRLGVKRGDGQFVTAGSILVRQRGTKIYPGLGVGRGGDDTLFAKVDGVVRFERLGRDRKRVSVYPKTV; encoded by the coding sequence ATGCTGAAAATGAACTTGCAGTTCTTTGCCCAGAAAAAGGGTGTCGGTTCGACGAAGAACGGCCGTGACAGCATCGCCAAGCGCCTGGGCGTGAAGCGCGGCGACGGACAGTTTGTCACCGCCGGAAGCATTTTGGTCCGTCAACGCGGAACCAAAATTTATCCCGGTTTGGGCGTGGGGCGCGGCGGTGATGACACGCTGTTCGCCAAAGTGGACGGCGTGGTCCGCTTCGAGCGGTTGGGACGCGACCGCAAGCGCGTGAGCGTTTATCCGAAGACGGTGTGA
- a CDS encoding fructosamine kinase family protein, whose protein sequence is MPSKDWKLAALKALGRFGDPGPLRHAAGVSGGSISRAYRLTTEKGTYFFKWNQNAPPGFFAAEARGLDRLGRAAKTVRIPRVLAWDDPPEGGEGWILMEWIDSGTQGLSSRGAAERLGLGLAEIHRTRAEAFGLGEDNFIGILPQPNGWYRSWTDFYRERRLLPQIRLASERGLLPERRSRLLHRLCDRLDQWLERPDLRPSLLHGDLWNGNALADSGGVPCLIDPAAYYGDREVDLAFSEMFGGFPSRFYDAYNEAFPLPPEYSARKPLYQLYYLLVHLNLFGESYGPAVDRIIERYGG, encoded by the coding sequence TTGCCTTCGAAGGATTGGAAGCTGGCAGCCCTAAAAGCGCTCGGAAGGTTCGGTGACCCGGGCCCCCTGCGGCACGCGGCGGGAGTGTCGGGCGGAAGCATCAGCCGGGCGTATCGGCTTACGACGGAAAAGGGCACCTACTTTTTCAAATGGAACCAAAATGCGCCTCCCGGCTTTTTTGCCGCAGAAGCCCGGGGACTCGATCGACTCGGCCGGGCGGCAAAGACGGTGCGCATTCCGCGCGTCCTCGCATGGGACGATCCTCCGGAGGGCGGGGAGGGATGGATCCTCATGGAATGGATCGATTCCGGTACCCAGGGCTTGTCCTCCCGTGGCGCGGCGGAACGACTGGGGCTCGGCCTGGCGGAAATCCACCGGACCCGGGCGGAGGCCTTCGGGTTGGGGGAAGACAATTTCATCGGGATTCTCCCTCAACCCAACGGATGGTATCGGAGCTGGACGGATTTCTACCGGGAGCGTCGACTGCTGCCGCAAATCCGGTTGGCCTCCGAGCGCGGGCTTCTGCCCGAGCGGCGCAGCCGGCTCCTTCACCGGTTGTGCGACCGCCTCGATCAATGGTTGGAACGCCCCGACCTCCGTCCCTCGCTCCTGCACGGCGACCTTTGGAACGGGAATGCCCTCGCGGACAGCGGGGGAGTTCCCTGCCTCATCGATCCCGCCGCCTACTACGGCGACCGGGAGGTGGATCTCGCCTTTTCGGAGATGTTTGGCGGATTCCCCTCCCGGTTCTACGACGCCTACAACGAAGCCTTTCCCCTTCCGCCGGAGTATTCCGCGAGAAAGCCGCTGTATCAGCTCTATTACCTGCTGGTCCACCTGAATCTGTTCGGGGAATCCTACGGTCCCGCCGTGGACCGCATTATAGAGCGATACGGCGGCTGA